CGACCGGTTCCGCCCGACCGGTTCCGCCCGGCCGGTCCGCCTGGCTGGCCCGCCCGGTCAGCCCGCGCGGCCGGTACGCCGGGCTCAGTCCAGGTGGGCGGCCTGGTCGGCCAGGAAGCGCTCCAGCTGCTCCACGTACGGCGCGATCTCCAGGCCCTGCTCGGCGAGCCAGTCGTCGGAGTAGTACTTGTCCAGGTAGCGGTCGCCGGGGTCGCAGATCAGGGTGACCACGCTGCCCCGCTCGCCGGCGGCCCGCATCTGGGCCACGATCCGCAGCGCGCCCCACAGCCCGGTGCCGGTGGAGGCGCCGGCCCGCTTGCCGAGCGCCCGCTCCAGCACCCGGACGGTGGCGATGGAGGCGGCGTCCGGCACCCTCATCATCCGGTCGACGGCGCCGGGAACGAAGCTGGGCTCCATCCGGGGCCGGCCGATGCCCTCGATGCGGCTGCCGCTGGCGCAGACGGCGTCCGGGTCGTCCTTCACCCAGCCGTCGAAGAAGCAGGAGTTCTCGGGGTCGGCGACGCAGATCCGGGTGTCGTACTGCATGTAGTGCACGTAGCGGGCGATGGTCGCCGAGGTGCCGCCGGTGCCGGCCGTAGCGACGATCCACGCCGGCTCCGGGTGGGGCTCCAGCCGCAGCTGGGCGAAGATCGACTCGGCGAT
The window above is part of the Kitasatospora sp. HUAS MG31 genome. Proteins encoded here:
- a CDS encoding PLP-dependent cysteine synthase family protein, which codes for MAIQTTDVDRSDAEYRAWLKEAVRRVQADANRSADTHLLRFPLPAEWGIDLYLKDESTHPTGSLKHRLARSLFLYGLCNGWIRPGRPVIEASSGSTAVSEAYFAQLIGVPFIAVMARSTSRAKIELIEFQGGTCHLVDNPGEVYEVSARLAAETGGHYMDQFTYAERATDWRGNNNIAESIFAQLRLEPHPEPAWIVATAGTGGTSATIARYVHYMQYDTRICVADPENSCFFDGWVKDDPDAVCASGSRIEGIGRPRMEPSFVPGAVDRMMRVPDAASIATVRVLERALGKRAGASTGTGLWGALRIVAQMRAAGERGSVVTLICDPGDRYLDKYYSDDWLAEQGLEIAPYVEQLERFLADQAAHLD